GGACATCCCCCGACATCCATTGGTGGCCCTGGTACCCCACAGTATCTAACTACCTAATGCTCTTCTTCGATAAGTACACACTAATAGAATGGGGTGTGGTCAAGCCATGGGAAGTGACTGTTCCCGAGACGGCAGTCAAAGCAATAACCAACAGCCTGATCCTCAGCATAAGTGGGACGGTCCTCTCAGTCTTCATTGGGACACTTGCGGCATATGCCATGTCAAGATATAGGGCTGGTGGCGATTACATGTTCTTAACCTTCAGGATGCTTCCTCCAATAGCGATCCTTATGCCAATAGTTATGTGGCTGAGCACCTTAGGGCTACTGGACACCCACATCGGAGTGGTGTTGCTCTACGGTTTATTCCCAGTACCATTCGTAATATGGCTTATGAGGAGCTTCTTCGACGATTTGCCTAGGGAGATAGATGAAGCTGCAATTATGGATGGATGCACCCCAGCAGCAACATTCGTCAAAGTCATTCTACCACTTGTCAGGGGTGGCTTAGCTGTAACTGCCCTATTCATATTCATCCTCAACTGGAGCGACCTTATAGTCGCCTTACTCGTAACATATAGAAGAGCCGTAACCATACCTGTACAAATCGGCCTATACTACTCTGATATAGGCCACCTCTACGGAATAATGTCGGCTCTAGGAATATTCGCAATAATCCCAACCTTAATA
The DNA window shown above is from Candidatus Bathyarchaeota archaeon and carries:
- a CDS encoding carbohydrate ABC transporter permease, with translation MDKHIESMIYTAVRYIFAIGVMFFSLFPLYWMFSMSLKPPIEWTSPDIHWWPWYPTVSNYLMLFFDKYTLIEWGVVKPWEVTVPETAVKAITNSLILSISGTVLSVFIGTLAAYAMSRYRAGGDYMFLTFRMLPPIAILMPIVMWLSTLGLLDTHIGVVLLYGLFPVPFVIWLMRSFFDDLPREIDEAAIMDGCTPAATFVKVILPLVRGGLAVTALFIFILNWSDLIVALLVTYRRAVTIPVQIGLYYSDIGHLYGIMSALGIFAIIPTLIFGLAIQKYLVRGLTFGAIKG